Proteins from a single region of Gasterosteus aculeatus chromosome Y, fGasAcu3.hap1.1, whole genome shotgun sequence:
- the LOC120812759 gene encoding endoplasmic reticulum-Golgi intermediate compartment protein 2-like isoform X1: MRRLTKKRALTLVKELDAFPKVPESYVESTASGGTVSLIAFTLMAVLAFLEFFVYRNTWMRYEYEVDKDFSSKLRINVDITVAMRCQYIGADVLDLAETMVASDGLKYEPVNFELSPEQRLWHITLLHIQERLRVEHALQDLLFKTAMKGPPPAQHQREDGPSSLRACRIHGHMYVNKVAGNFHVTVGKSIPHPRGHAHLAALVSHDTYNFSHRIDHLSFGEVIPGLINPLDGTEKVSAESNHMFQYFITIVPTKLNTYKVSAETNQYSVTEQERVINHAAGSHGVSGIFMKYDISSLMVKVTEQHMPLWQFLVRLCGIIGGIFSTTGMLHGMVGFLIDVFCCRFQMGIYRHVKTAPLNEDDTSKTLIPTENAAQ, from the exons ATGAGGAGGCTGACCAAGAAAAGGGCTCTGACTCTGGTGAAGGAGTTGGACGCTTTCCCCAAAGTTCCCGAGAGCTACGTGGAGTCCACAGCCAGCGGTGGGACAG tgtCCCTGATCGCGTTTACTCTCATGGCCGTCCTCGCCTTCCTGGAGTTCTTTGTGTACAGAAACACGTGGATGAGGTACGAGTATGAGGTGGACAAAGACTTCAGCAG TAAACTGAGAATAAACGTCGACATCACAGTAGCCATGAGGTGCCAAT ATATCGGAGCAGATGTCCTGGATCTGGCTGAGACCATGGTGGCTTCTGATGGCctgaaatatgaacca GTCAACTTTGAGCTCTCTCCAGAGCAAAGATTATGGCACAT AACGCTCCTGCACATCCAGGAGCGTCTGCGAGTGGAGCACGCTCTCCAGGATTTACTCTTCAAGACTGCGATGAAAGGACCTCCTCCCGCTCAGCATCAAAG GGAGGACGGCCCCTCTAGCCTTCGTGCCTGCAGAATACACGGCCACATGTATGTCAACAAGGTGGCGGGAAATTTCCACGTTACCGTTGGCAA GTCCATCCCGCATCCTAGAGGCCATGCCCATCTAGCTGCACTTGTCAGCCATGACA CTTATAATTTCTCTCACCGGATTGACCACCTGTCTTTTGGAGAAGTGATTCCTGGGCTCATCAACCCTCTGGACGGCACAGAGAAAGTCTCTGCTGAGT CTAACCACATGTTTCAGTACTTCATCACCATTGTGCCGACCAAACTGAACACATACAAGGTCTCTGCAGAAACGAACCAGTACTCCGTCACTGAGCAG GAGCGAGTGATAAACCATGCTGCGGGCAGCCATGGAGTCTCAGGAATCTTCATGAAATACGATATCAGCTCACTGATGGTCAAAGTTACCGAGCAGCACATGCCTCTCTGGCAGTTCCTTGTCAGGCTCTGTGGCATCATTGGAGGCATTTTCTCTACAACTG GGATGCTCCATGGGATGGTAGGATTCTTGATTGATGTTTTTTGCTGCCGTTTTCAAATGGGAATCTACAGACATGTTAAG ACGGCTCCTCTAAATGAAGACGACACCAGCAAAACCTTGATTCCTACAGAGAATGCCGCTCAATAA
- the LOC120812759 gene encoding endoplasmic reticulum-Golgi intermediate compartment protein 2-like isoform X2: protein MRRLTKKRALTLVKELDAFPKVPESYVESTASGGTVSLIAFTLMAVLAFLEFFVYRNTWMSKLRINVDITVAMRCQYIGADVLDLAETMVASDGLKYEPVNFELSPEQRLWHITLLHIQERLRVEHALQDLLFKTAMKGPPPAQHQREDGPSSLRACRIHGHMYVNKVAGNFHVTVGKSIPHPRGHAHLAALVSHDTYNFSHRIDHLSFGEVIPGLINPLDGTEKVSAESNHMFQYFITIVPTKLNTYKVSAETNQYSVTEQERVINHAAGSHGVSGIFMKYDISSLMVKVTEQHMPLWQFLVRLCGIIGGIFSTTGMLHGMVGFLIDVFCCRFQMGIYRHVKTAPLNEDDTSKTLIPTENAAQ from the exons ATGAGGAGGCTGACCAAGAAAAGGGCTCTGACTCTGGTGAAGGAGTTGGACGCTTTCCCCAAAGTTCCCGAGAGCTACGTGGAGTCCACAGCCAGCGGTGGGACAG tgtCCCTGATCGCGTTTACTCTCATGGCCGTCCTCGCCTTCCTGGAGTTCTTTGTGTACAGAAACACGTGGATGAG TAAACTGAGAATAAACGTCGACATCACAGTAGCCATGAGGTGCCAAT ATATCGGAGCAGATGTCCTGGATCTGGCTGAGACCATGGTGGCTTCTGATGGCctgaaatatgaacca GTCAACTTTGAGCTCTCTCCAGAGCAAAGATTATGGCACAT AACGCTCCTGCACATCCAGGAGCGTCTGCGAGTGGAGCACGCTCTCCAGGATTTACTCTTCAAGACTGCGATGAAAGGACCTCCTCCCGCTCAGCATCAAAG GGAGGACGGCCCCTCTAGCCTTCGTGCCTGCAGAATACACGGCCACATGTATGTCAACAAGGTGGCGGGAAATTTCCACGTTACCGTTGGCAA GTCCATCCCGCATCCTAGAGGCCATGCCCATCTAGCTGCACTTGTCAGCCATGACA CTTATAATTTCTCTCACCGGATTGACCACCTGTCTTTTGGAGAAGTGATTCCTGGGCTCATCAACCCTCTGGACGGCACAGAGAAAGTCTCTGCTGAGT CTAACCACATGTTTCAGTACTTCATCACCATTGTGCCGACCAAACTGAACACATACAAGGTCTCTGCAGAAACGAACCAGTACTCCGTCACTGAGCAG GAGCGAGTGATAAACCATGCTGCGGGCAGCCATGGAGTCTCAGGAATCTTCATGAAATACGATATCAGCTCACTGATGGTCAAAGTTACCGAGCAGCACATGCCTCTCTGGCAGTTCCTTGTCAGGCTCTGTGGCATCATTGGAGGCATTTTCTCTACAACTG GGATGCTCCATGGGATGGTAGGATTCTTGATTGATGTTTTTTGCTGCCGTTTTCAAATGGGAATCTACAGACATGTTAAG ACGGCTCCTCTAAATGAAGACGACACCAGCAAAACCTTGATTCCTACAGAGAATGCCGCTCAATAA
- the LOC120812760 gene encoding kxDL motif-containing protein 1-like isoform X1 — protein MNLLILLSQKTPHVNSFFPVVIVIMVEPTASGVFCNRMLSMVNSEDVNAIIQAQRHMLDRFEKTNEMLINFNGLSNVRLQQMNERFLLHTRTLVEMKKDLDSVFRRIRNLKGKIAKQYPGAFSNIHECPPLEDDNDEFDPVPLSAATTITTATSEQSTESCDTSPDVVSPTVSRCSEDLSQEPPDTPTSDVLETAMLLDKGPDSVPAE, from the exons ATGAACTTGTTGATTTTACTATCACAAAAAACCCCGCACGTTAACAG CTTTTTTCCCGTGGTGATCGTCATCATGGTGGAGCCCACAGCATCCGGCGTGTTCTGTAACAGGATGCTGAGCATGGTCAACTCCGAGGACGTTAACGCCATCATCCAGGCTCAGAGGCACAT GCTTGACCGCTTTGAGAAAACGAATGAAATGTTGATCAACTTCAACGGCCTGTCTAATGTGCGACTGCAACAGATGAACGAACGCTTCCTACTGCACACTCGCACCCTGGTGGAGATGAAGAAAGATCTAGACAGCGTCTTCAGGAGGATCAG gaaCCTAAAAGGGAAGATTGCTAAGCAGTACCCAGGAGCGTTTAGCA ATATCCATGAGTGCCCCCCCCTGGAAGACGACAACGATGAGTTTGACCCGGTTCCCCTCAGTGCTGCAACAACAATCACAACAGCCACCTCGGAGCAGAGCACCGAGTCCTGTGACACAAGTCCAGATGTTGTCTCACCCACTGTGAGCAGATGCTCTGAAGATCTTTCTCAAGAGCCGCCTGACACGCCCACCTCCGATGTCCTAGAGACAGCCATGCTTTTGGACAAAGGTCCGGACTCCGTCCCTGCAGAATAG
- the LOC120812760 gene encoding kxDL motif-containing protein 1-like isoform X2 has translation MVEPTASGVFCNRMLSMVNSEDVNAIIQAQRHMLDRFEKTNEMLINFNGLSNVRLQQMNERFLLHTRTLVEMKKDLDSVFRRIRNLKGKIAKQYPGAFSNIHECPPLEDDNDEFDPVPLSAATTITTATSEQSTESCDTSPDVVSPTVSRCSEDLSQEPPDTPTSDVLETAMLLDKGPDSVPAE, from the exons ATGGTGGAGCCCACAGCATCCGGCGTGTTCTGTAACAGGATGCTGAGCATGGTCAACTCCGAGGACGTTAACGCCATCATCCAGGCTCAGAGGCACAT GCTTGACCGCTTTGAGAAAACGAATGAAATGTTGATCAACTTCAACGGCCTGTCTAATGTGCGACTGCAACAGATGAACGAACGCTTCCTACTGCACACTCGCACCCTGGTGGAGATGAAGAAAGATCTAGACAGCGTCTTCAGGAGGATCAG gaaCCTAAAAGGGAAGATTGCTAAGCAGTACCCAGGAGCGTTTAGCA ATATCCATGAGTGCCCCCCCCTGGAAGACGACAACGATGAGTTTGACCCGGTTCCCCTCAGTGCTGCAACAACAATCACAACAGCCACCTCGGAGCAGAGCACCGAGTCCTGTGACACAAGTCCAGATGTTGTCTCACCCACTGTGAGCAGATGCTCTGAAGATCTTTCTCAAGAGCCGCCTGACACGCCCACCTCCGATGTCCTAGAGACAGCCATGCTTTTGGACAAAGGTCCGGACTCCGTCCCTGCAGAATAG
- the LOC120812442 gene encoding SIN3-HDAC complex-associated factor-like, with translation MFGFHKPKMYRSLDGCCICRAKSSSSRFTDSKRYEKDFRSCFGLSETRSREICNACVLLVKRWKKLPVGTKKNWNHVVDARGGPSLKITSRPKKKKSISKKARPSQISRLQKELKRNNSDAHSTTSSTSSAQSPSYSNLSDDCSDNELTPGSSRSPVFSFLDLTYWKRQKVCCGIIYKGRFGEVLIDPHLFKPCCRNKQQRQQHQPEEEEEEEGEEEEEEEEEEEEVEIEEGQLGVDVSGQKSQADEEVKETPRCEENVGPAHLFVTVTTAPPRSGAVMEGGW, from the exons ATGTTCGGCTTTCATAAGCCAAAAATGTACAGGAGTCTGGACGGCTGCTGCATCTGCCGCGCTAAGTCCTCAAGCTCTCGCTTCACGGACAGTAAGCGGTACGAGAAAGACTTCAGAAGCTGTTTTGG ACTGAGTGAAACTCGATCTAGAGAAATCTGTAACGCCTGTGTGCTCCTGGTGAAAAGATGGAAGAAGCTACCTGTGGGAACCAAGAAGAACTGGAACCAC GTTGTCGATGCCCGAGGAGGTCCCAGCTTAAAGATAACTTCCAGgcccaagaaaaaaaagtccatctCCAAGAAAGCGCGGCCGAGCCAGATCAGCAGGCTGCAGAAAGAGCTTAAGAGGAACA ATTCAGATGCCCACAGCACCACTTCCAGTACGTCTTCAGCTCAGTCTCCCAGCTACAGCAACCTGTCAGATGACTGCTCAGACAATGAGCTCACCCCAGGGTCCAGTCGCTCTCCTGTTTTCTCATTTCTGGACCTCACCTACTGGAAGAG gCAAAAGGTGTGCTGTGGAATAATCTACAAGGGGCGCTTTGGTGAGGTACTCATCGATCCCCATCTGTTCAAACCGTGCTGCCGCAACAAACAACAACGGCAGCAGCACCaaccagaggaagaggaggaggaggaaggagaagaggaggaggaggaggaagaagaggaggaagaggtggagataGAGGAGGGTCAGCTGGGCGTGGATGTCAGCGGGCAGAAATCCCAGGCGGACGAGGAAGTGAAGGAGACACCAAGGTGTGAGGAAAATGTTGGTCCGGCGCATCTATTTGTTACCGTGACAACAGCTCCACCCAGGAGCGGGGCAGTGATGGAGGGTGGATGGTAA